The sequence below is a genomic window from Clostridia bacterium.
AACGGCGTTCGCTTCCGCAGCACTACCACTTACAACCTTAAGGTCACATCGAGTGCCGGACGGAATGGCGAGCACTCCATTGGCCCACACCGGGCGTGCAACGCGTCCTTGTAGAACCGAGCCCGTGTCCAGGCGCGCAGAGGCGGGTGTCTGTACGAACACCTCGCCCCGGTTCACAATGACAATCTCATGCGCGGGTGACGAGTTGCTCTGCCCGGTGGAGCGGCTGTCCAAAATCTGAAGTCCCGCACGTTGGGGTTTTGACGGTCGAGAGCGCGGTTCCTCGGTATCTGCGATCGCTGTGATCGGCACCGTCAGCGCAGCGCGTGCTTTTTCCGCAAATGCGTTATCCGATGCTGCAACTTGCTCATACTGCTCCCGTGTCTTGCGCAGCCAGTCTTTGCTCAGCTTGCCGCGTTGGGCCAGGTATCGTCCGCGCTCGGCGACAATCCACCTCAATTCGTGCACATGCGGGTTTCCCGGAAAAGCCTTCCCGTAATAATCAACGGCTTCGACTGCGTCTCCGATCAAGTCCGGTTGCGCCAGTCCGAGCAAATAGAACTTCAGCGCCTCGAAGCCGCTTTCCGCAACCGCTGCTTTTGGGGGCGCCATGCTATCTGCATCCACATATCCGGGTGCGCCCTTCCAATGGAGTTTGAGCCATCGGTGCGTCGTGTCTGCCGCTTCGAAGCCGGTGATCGACACCACGCTGCCTGCCCCAATATTTCCCGCTGTCGAAGACGCAGGCGATGCCGAACGCTTTATGTCGATAGCGTGCAGCGCGTACGTCGTCGCAATCACCGGGACCGTGATTGCATCCCGCCGCTCGATGTAACGCATGGTCGCGAGCCCCAGGCCAAACACCACGCAGAACGTGAACACGCTCACGAGCATCGCGCGATACTGCTTGCTCCTGCGATCGCTGTACGAACTTGCTGGGCGCACACTTTCCGCCGAAGCACGTTCCTGCTTCTCTTCGCCTGAGCGGATGAACGGCTGCGAGCAGTACAGACACTTGGTGTGTTTCGCGGACACAAGCCGGTCGCAGCCGGGACAGCGCCGAACGACCGAGAGGGCCACGTTGCAGTGAGGACACTGTCCCTGCCCTGTGTCGAATTCTGCGTTGCAGATCGTGCAGACCGCAAAGGGCTCCGC
It includes:
- a CDS encoding zinc ribbon domain-containing protein, with protein sequence MKPEGTQLEVGGAEPFAVCTICNAEFDTGQGQCPHCNVALSVVRRCPGCDRLVSAKHTKCLYCSQPFIRSGEEKQERASAESVRPASSYSDRRSKQYRAMLVSVFTFCVVFGLGLATMRYIERRDAITVPVIATTYALHAIDIKRSASPASSTAGNIGAGSVVSITGFEAADTTHRWLKLHWKGAPGYVDADSMAPPKAAVAESGFEALKFYLLGLAQPDLIGDAVEAVDYYGKAFPGNPHVHELRWIVAERGRYLAQRGKLSKDWLRKTREQYEQVAASDNAFAEKARAALTVPITAIADTEEPRSRPSKPQRAGLQILDSRSTGQSNSSPAHEIVIVNRGEVFVQTPASARLDTGSVLQGRVARPVWANGVLAIPSGTRCDLKVVSGSAAEANAVLQLTAIEVGGRKYPVNSSPIELRKTNRTALTRALVFQLDAPLAIVR